One Paenibacillus sp. FSL W8-0186 genomic window carries:
- a CDS encoding C45 family peptidase — protein sequence MVVSGQPLQRGAQYGEEFRREIRDFLGDNIARINSVRRQPLTLNEALSMTDSYIPHIEACTPELAEEIKGLAQGAGISYREGMLLQLRREIIAAGLECTAFACFNQEGRAVIAQNIDLAGQLTDLGIILEVRTPENAPDLLMYTHVGLIGYLGINSYGLGVGLNMLLSSGWRAGVPPYLLIRHLLHQRTLDRCLLEIGRIRRASSRNLLMTDGIRLVNVEMTVDKARLIENDLLVHTNHYLHKDFINCDLVKPGTSTYPRLERTHERLRHYSGRPTVKQMEELLGYHDNGAGSLCVHQDGDPRKVATVASVIMEPSEGRLRACKGYPCTEPFHDYRLERSCMA from the coding sequence ATGGTTGTCAGCGGCCAGCCGCTCCAGCGGGGAGCGCAATACGGGGAGGAGTTCCGGCGAGAAATCAGAGATTTTTTGGGTGATAATATCGCACGGATCAACAGCGTCAGACGCCAGCCATTAACCCTGAACGAAGCGTTAAGCATGACCGACAGCTACATTCCGCATATTGAAGCTTGCACTCCCGAACTCGCCGAGGAGATCAAAGGGTTGGCGCAAGGGGCCGGAATCAGCTACCGGGAGGGCATGCTGCTTCAGCTTCGGCGTGAGATTATCGCTGCTGGGCTTGAATGCACCGCCTTTGCCTGCTTTAACCAAGAAGGCCGTGCCGTCATTGCGCAAAATATCGATTTGGCGGGCCAGTTAACGGACTTGGGAATTATACTGGAAGTCCGCACGCCTGAGAATGCTCCCGATTTGCTGATGTATACGCATGTAGGACTAATCGGATATTTGGGCATCAACAGCTATGGACTTGGCGTTGGGCTGAATATGTTGCTTAGTTCAGGATGGCGTGCCGGTGTCCCCCCGTATTTGCTAATCCGCCACCTGCTGCATCAGCGAACGCTGGATCGCTGCTTGCTTGAAATCGGGCGAATTCGCCGAGCATCCTCCAGAAATTTGCTGATGACGGACGGCATTCGGCTGGTCAATGTAGAAATGACCGTGGATAAAGCGCGTTTAATCGAAAATGACCTTCTAGTGCATACCAACCATTATTTGCATAAGGATTTCATAAACTGTGATCTGGTTAAGCCCGGCACCTCAACATATCCCCGTCTTGAACGGACCCATGAAAGGCTGCGGCACTACAGCGGAAGGCCTACAGTGAAGCAGATGGAGGAACTGCTCGGCTACCACGACAATGGCGCGGGAAGCCTCTGTGTTCATCAAGACGGGGACCCGCGCAAAGTTGCCACCGTCGCTTCCGTAATTATGGAGCCGTCCGAAGGGAGGCTGAGGGCCTGCAAAGGCTATCCTTGCACAGAGCCATTCCATGACTACCGGCTGGAAAGGAGTTGTATGGCATGA
- the ilvE gene encoding branched-chain-amino-acid transaminase, with amino-acid sequence MKECFIQLNDRAVPYEEATIHVGSAAMKYGASVFEGIRGYWDADRHRMHLFSLSEHVDRLLDSMKIMGMEHSWNKDRVIGNIRNIILVNHLQEDCYVRVAASVEADGSLEARGPVLLSVAAFPQQRKPHSDRGIHISVSSWQRISDQMMPPRIKCIANYQNGRLAMLQAKSDGYDNTLLLNQHGKIAEAPTAAFFIVKNGRLITPSVTSGILESITRRHILNWAKEMGLTAEERELDRTECYLADEAFLCGTGAEILPVISVDRYELGGGSIGPVTALLMNKYFNTAYAKEEGLEPNLEDIVTYPKEEIVNAALPI; translated from the coding sequence ATGAAGGAATGTTTTATTCAATTAAATGATAGGGCCGTTCCCTATGAAGAGGCGACGATCCATGTAGGATCGGCAGCGATGAAATACGGAGCGTCCGTATTTGAAGGGATCCGCGGCTATTGGGATGCTGACCGGCATCGAATGCACTTATTTTCCTTATCCGAGCATGTGGACCGTCTTTTGGATTCCATGAAAATTATGGGGATGGAACATTCTTGGAATAAAGACCGGGTGATTGGGAATATCCGCAATATTATCCTCGTTAATCATTTGCAGGAGGACTGTTATGTCCGCGTCGCCGCTTCCGTGGAAGCAGACGGTTCATTGGAGGCGAGAGGGCCCGTTCTGCTCAGCGTGGCTGCTTTTCCGCAGCAGCGCAAGCCGCATTCTGATCGGGGCATTCATATATCGGTCTCTTCCTGGCAGCGTATTTCCGACCAAATGATGCCGCCAAGGATCAAGTGCATCGCCAACTACCAGAACGGACGCTTGGCGATGCTGCAAGCCAAATCGGACGGCTATGACAATACTCTTCTGCTGAATCAGCACGGCAAAATCGCGGAAGCTCCGACAGCGGCTTTTTTTATCGTAAAAAACGGCAGGCTGATCACCCCTTCCGTCACGTCCGGCATACTGGAAAGCATCACCCGCAGGCATATTCTGAACTGGGCCAAGGAAATGGGCCTTACTGCCGAAGAGCGAGAGCTCGATCGCACGGAGTGTTATTTGGCCGATGAAGCTTTCCTCTGCGGTACGGGGGCGGAGATTCTCCCTGTAATTAGTGTTGACCGCTACGAGCTTGGCGGCGGGAGTATCGGGCCGGTCACGGCGCTGCTGATGAATAAATACTTCAATACGGCATATGCCAAAGAAGAAGGCCTGGAACCCAATTTGGAGGATATTGTTACTTATCCGAAGGAGGAGATCGTAAATGCAGCGCTTCCTATATGA
- a CDS encoding circularly permuted type 2 ATP-grasp protein: MQRFLYEQDYSRMVASSGNRLDEEIKELEGRLENDGYVYRNKPFQLYPRVVILSSSDREWIRREAEQLIDILEKVIRLYEEDQATRQYFMLDEAASRLVRIDPGYQRKIRISRFDTYLVPGNESFKVLENNTDCPAGVIFTGRVNKVLRQIPSLSTYLQNIPPLYEEGIHKPDAFINELVSVFAEFSPGSRLRSMAILQLENRVSLEVKEMVELLRKSGVEAVVTDPRQLSYREGKLYAGNQRIELIWNKINTADFIPLLDDSEALSDLIWACDDLAVCHVNSFQARFITESKLCLAYLSDPAFRKHFTDEECKILDKHIPWARKLSAVSPEDHEGQGMRKLFKLRREKLVLKTAYDIRGEGVVIGLSTSQERWEELIDQCWNKPFIVQELVAAPEIPVPAGPDHSLVRKKFSADLFMFGGSFQGFGSKLSDELKVNVFQGGSKQAIFSVDNSAAESRGSEQTACTSCGNCTNTGERCS; encoded by the coding sequence ATGCAGCGCTTCCTATATGAACAGGATTATAGCCGGATGGTTGCCAGCTCAGGGAATCGACTGGACGAGGAGATCAAGGAGCTGGAAGGCCGGCTGGAGAACGATGGTTATGTGTACCGGAACAAGCCGTTTCAGCTTTACCCGAGAGTCGTCATTCTTTCCTCCTCCGACCGCGAATGGATCCGAAGAGAAGCCGAGCAGCTGATCGACATACTGGAGAAGGTGATCCGCCTTTATGAAGAAGATCAGGCCACCAGGCAGTATTTTATGCTGGATGAAGCCGCTTCCCGCCTGGTACGGATAGATCCTGGATATCAGCGTAAAATCCGTATTTCCCGGTTTGATACCTATCTTGTGCCGGGTAATGAGAGCTTTAAGGTTTTGGAAAACAATACGGATTGCCCGGCCGGTGTCATCTTTACAGGGCGCGTCAATAAGGTGCTCAGGCAAATTCCGTCACTCTCCACCTATTTGCAGAATATCCCTCCGCTATACGAAGAAGGTATCCACAAGCCCGATGCTTTTATCAATGAATTAGTCTCTGTCTTTGCCGAGTTCTCTCCCGGATCAAGGCTTCGCAGCATGGCGATCCTTCAGCTGGAAAACCGGGTCAGCCTAGAGGTGAAAGAGATGGTTGAACTTCTCCGCAAATCAGGAGTCGAAGCCGTCGTCACGGATCCCCGGCAGCTTTCTTATCGGGAAGGCAAGCTTTATGCCGGAAATCAGCGCATAGAGCTCATCTGGAATAAAATAAACACCGCCGATTTTATCCCTCTTCTTGACGATTCCGAAGCGCTGTCCGACCTGATATGGGCATGCGACGACCTGGCCGTCTGCCATGTCAATTCTTTTCAAGCCCGCTTCATTACAGAGAGCAAGCTATGCTTGGCCTATCTTTCGGATCCAGCCTTCCGCAAGCATTTCACGGATGAAGAATGCAAAATACTCGATAAGCATATCCCCTGGGCACGCAAGCTATCGGCCGTGTCCCCTGAAGATCATGAAGGGCAGGGTATGCGCAAGCTATTCAAGCTTCGCCGGGAGAAGCTGGTGTTAAAGACCGCCTATGACATTAGAGGTGAAGGGGTCGTCATTGGTCTGTCCACCTCGCAGGAGCGATGGGAAGAACTGATCGATCAATGCTGGAACAAACCTTTTATCGTACAGGAACTGGTAGCCGCACCGGAAATCCCGGTTCCTGCCGGCCCGGATCACTCCCTGGTCCGCAAAAAGTTCAGCGCGGATCTGTTCATGTTTGGCGGATCATTTCAAGGCTTTGGCTCGAAATTGAGCGATGAGCTGAAGGTGAACGTCTTTCAGGGAGGGAGCAAGCAGGCGATCTTCTCCGTGGATAACAGCGCTGCTGAATCGCGAGGGAGCGAGCAGACAGCTTGCACCTCCTGCGGCAACTGTACAAATACCGGCGAACGGTGCTCTTAA
- a CDS encoding RraA family protein: MSASHYPGSEAFKGIPTACISDALDTFGINGGLEGLKALGPGMALAGPAYTLQYEPVPEGETAQAGEFIDEVPEGHVVVIANGGRQYCTVWGDLLTHAAKIRGLRGTVIDGCCRDATAILQTGYPLFSLGSYMKSGKNRVRLAARQVPVTISSTVVCPGDIVAADDSGVIVIPKDVAEQAYRRVKEIEAMEERILLDLQNGMPMKEARIKHRYNQYALRVNV, encoded by the coding sequence ATGAGTGCATCCCATTATCCGGGATCTGAAGCCTTCAAAGGAATACCCACGGCATGTATTTCCGATGCCCTGGACACCTTCGGGATCAACGGGGGGCTGGAGGGACTGAAGGCTTTGGGCCCCGGCATGGCTCTTGCGGGACCTGCGTATACGCTGCAGTATGAACCGGTCCCGGAAGGAGAGACGGCTCAGGCTGGCGAGTTTATTGACGAGGTGCCGGAGGGGCATGTCGTTGTGATTGCCAATGGCGGCAGGCAGTACTGTACTGTGTGGGGAGATCTGCTGACGCATGCTGCGAAGATCAGGGGGCTGCGAGGAACTGTCATCGACGGCTGCTGCCGGGATGCAACAGCAATCCTGCAAACGGGCTATCCGTTATTTTCACTCGGAAGCTATATGAAATCAGGGAAGAACAGGGTCAGACTTGCAGCCAGGCAGGTACCGGTAACAATTAGCAGTACTGTCGTCTGCCCTGGCGATATTGTAGCTGCGGATGACTCTGGCGTGATCGTGATTCCTAAGGATGTGGCGGAGCAGGCATACCGCCGGGTCAAGGAAATTGAAGCGATGGAGGAGCGGATTCTTCTTGATTTGCAAAACGGCATGCCGATGAAAGAAGCGAGAATCAAGCATCGCTATAATCAGTACGCGCTGCGTGTCAACGTTTAA
- a CDS encoding ATP-grasp domain-containing protein, with translation MRQIVFLNRSKSFPFKSWIPEITEKLTLFTQLDIPEADGYDFVFKKEALDKDALMEWELIELSERHPVKAVVCHSEYDLLRAAKLREYFCLPGQNAESALAYRNKVIMKDWARKAGIEVAHYQEITTPADIAAFIRQYGYPVVIKPVDGGGSRHTAVLRDSGDCRSFLEKGVPQGMMIESFVEGEMYHVDGLMHQGEILFSSVSRYMNGCLSFHSGTSLGSVILNSDSSRIQRLRREAERTLHALPAAPVIAFHAEYFLTEDNRILLCEIASRTGGARVVDANEAAFGIHLNREWIRLQCGLDADIGIASGNTGRTAGWLIVPPGQGILRSIPETTPFEWVVSYVPALQKGEQMRGAVSSVDHMASFVVEGADEREVEARITELDQWFRDRIQVEA, from the coding sequence ATGAGACAAATCGTATTTCTGAACCGGAGCAAATCATTTCCGTTCAAAAGCTGGATTCCTGAAATCACTGAGAAGCTGACGCTGTTTACACAGCTTGATATCCCCGAAGCGGACGGATATGATTTTGTATTCAAAAAAGAAGCCTTGGACAAGGATGCACTCATGGAATGGGAATTGATCGAGCTGAGCGAACGGCACCCTGTAAAAGCTGTCGTATGTCACTCGGAATATGACCTCCTCCGTGCCGCCAAATTGCGCGAGTACTTCTGTTTGCCCGGACAAAATGCAGAAAGCGCCCTCGCCTACCGCAACAAGGTGATCATGAAGGACTGGGCCAGGAAGGCGGGCATTGAAGTTGCTCATTACCAGGAGATCACGACCCCTGCCGACATTGCCGCATTTATTCGCCAATATGGATATCCGGTGGTTATCAAGCCGGTTGACGGGGGCGGCTCCCGCCATACCGCCGTACTGCGGGACAGCGGGGATTGCCGGTCATTTCTGGAAAAGGGCGTACCGCAAGGAATGATGATCGAATCTTTTGTTGAAGGCGAAATGTATCATGTCGACGGATTAATGCACCAGGGGGAAATACTGTTTTCCAGTGTCTCCCGATATATGAACGGATGTCTTTCCTTTCATTCGGGCACGAGCCTTGGCAGCGTCATATTGAACTCGGATTCCTCCCGCATCCAAAGGCTGCGGCGCGAAGCGGAACGTACGCTGCATGCGCTGCCTGCCGCTCCGGTGATCGCTTTTCATGCGGAGTACTTCTTAACGGAGGACAATCGCATTCTGCTATGCGAGATTGCGAGCCGAACGGGCGGCGCTCGCGTAGTGGACGCCAATGAAGCGGCGTTCGGCATCCATTTGAACCGGGAGTGGATTCGTCTGCAATGCGGTTTGGACGCCGATATAGGAATTGCTAGCGGAAATACCGGCCGCACGGCAGGTTGGCTGATCGTTCCGCCGGGACAGGGAATCCTTCGCTCGATTCCGGAAACTACGCCATTTGAATGGGTAGTCAGTTATGTACCTGCTTTGCAGAAGGGCGAGCAAATGAGAGGAGCAGTTTCGAGCGTAGACCATATGGCGAGCTTCGTCGTGGAAGGCGCTGACGAACGGGAGGTTGAGGCGCGCATCACGGAACTGGATCAATGGTTCAGAGATCGAATACAGGTTGAAGCATGA
- a CDS encoding MFS transporter: protein MSQNKPLFSAPFVIYLAVNTMFFMGIGIQGIAIPWLLLEQSGGALSVGIMLCIRALPGIFLVGLAGNWADRYDRRRICFYMNLLQAVPMLIISYLIGQDAVGYVFVYAITLFLSVGNTFFVPAIRAYMQGMIEAPYLMKANSLHETTSQAGNIIGTGLGGILVALVNAANTLAIGAGAFLLSAVLVICMKGQQHDQHASRERPGRRNLSITVTYIRERRVLLTAILFILIPSLVVQVNNILIGAYVKDILHLGADSFSLVSIMYSAGAMLSGVLLVSAKKIGTGRKTIFAALLLLSAAQGWFGNTYHISASASAVFLVGFFVVMSRSWINTKIMEETEDVFGGRIQSVVNMMNSLMILLAGLLIGVSASVLSYQAIYLAVAGIGAAAALLSWHGFKDANQAKAQSQSVSAEFKYSNDK, encoded by the coding sequence ATGAGCCAGAATAAGCCGTTGTTCTCCGCACCGTTTGTTATTTACCTGGCAGTGAATACCATGTTTTTCATGGGGATAGGAATTCAGGGAATTGCTATTCCTTGGCTGCTCCTCGAACAGTCGGGAGGAGCCCTTTCGGTGGGAATCATGCTCTGTATCCGGGCGCTGCCCGGTATTTTTCTGGTGGGGCTGGCCGGAAACTGGGCGGACCGTTACGACCGGCGCAGGATCTGTTTTTATATGAATCTGCTGCAGGCTGTGCCGATGTTGATTATATCCTATTTAATCGGACAGGATGCTGTGGGATATGTGTTCGTTTATGCCATTACGCTGTTTCTATCGGTCGGAAACACGTTTTTTGTGCCCGCCATCCGGGCGTATATGCAAGGAATGATTGAAGCTCCTTATTTAATGAAGGCAAATTCCCTTCATGAAACTACATCCCAGGCGGGGAATATTATTGGCACCGGACTGGGCGGCATCCTCGTTGCTCTTGTGAACGCGGCCAATACGCTGGCTATCGGGGCAGGCGCCTTCTTGTTGTCCGCTGTGTTAGTCATTTGCATGAAAGGGCAGCAGCATGACCAGCATGCTTCGCGTGAACGCCCCGGCCGAAGGAATCTTTCCATAACGGTTACGTATATCCGGGAGCGCAGAGTGCTGTTAACCGCTATTTTGTTTATTTTGATTCCCTCACTCGTGGTTCAGGTCAATAATATTCTTATCGGGGCATATGTCAAAGATATCCTTCATCTTGGCGCGGATAGCTTCAGCCTGGTCAGCATCATGTACTCAGCAGGAGCGATGCTGTCCGGGGTACTCCTGGTATCTGCAAAAAAGATCGGTACGGGACGCAAAACAATTTTTGCCGCCTTGCTGCTGCTGTCCGCCGCGCAGGGATGGTTCGGGAATACATATCATATTTCGGCTTCGGCTTCGGCCGTATTTTTAGTAGGTTTTTTTGTGGTGATGTCGCGAAGCTGGATCAACACCAAGATTATGGAGGAAACGGAGGACGTGTTCGGCGGGCGAATTCAAAGCGTAGTTAATATGATGAACTCCCTCATGATTTTATTGGCTGGCCTCCTCATAGGCGTATCCGCCAGTGTATTGAGCTACCAGGCCATATATCTTGCGGTGGCGGGAATCGGCGCAGCGGCCGCGCTGCTGTCCTGGCATGGCTTCAAGGATGCAAATCAAGCCAAGGCACAAAGTCAGTCAGTCTCCGCTGAATTTAAATATTCGAATGATAAATAA
- the sufC gene encoding Fe-S cluster assembly ATPase SufC: protein MATHFVIEGLKATIEDKEILKGIDIEIKGGEVHAIMGPNGTGKSTLASALMGHPKYEVTDGKVLLDGEDVLEMEVDERARAGLFLAMQYPSEISGVTNSDFLRSAINARRGEGNEVSLIKFIRQMESKMKELEMNPEFAHRYLNEGFSGGEKKRNEILQMMLLDPKIVILDEVDSGLDIDALRIVAEGVNSMRSEDRGFLIITHYQRLLDYIKPDFVHVMMQGRIVKSGGPELAERLEKDGYDWIKEELGIVDETVGEQV from the coding sequence ATGGCTACACATTTCGTTATTGAAGGACTTAAAGCGACAATCGAGGACAAAGAGATTCTCAAGGGAATCGACATTGAAATAAAGGGTGGGGAAGTCCACGCCATCATGGGACCGAACGGTACGGGCAAAAGTACGCTCGCTTCCGCGCTGATGGGTCATCCCAAATATGAAGTTACCGACGGCAAGGTGCTGCTTGACGGTGAAGATGTGCTGGAAATGGAAGTGGATGAGCGTGCTCGCGCAGGCCTGTTTCTTGCCATGCAATATCCGAGTGAAATCAGCGGTGTGACCAACTCGGACTTCCTGCGGAGCGCGATCAACGCCCGCCGTGGTGAAGGCAACGAGGTATCCCTTATTAAATTTATTCGTCAAATGGAGAGCAAAATGAAGGAGCTTGAAATGAATCCTGAATTTGCGCACCGTTACTTGAATGAAGGCTTCTCCGGCGGTGAGAAGAAGCGGAATGAAATTTTGCAAATGATGCTGCTTGACCCGAAAATCGTTATTCTTGACGAGGTCGACTCCGGACTTGACATTGACGCATTGCGCATTGTTGCCGAGGGTGTAAACTCCATGCGCAGCGAAGATCGCGGATTCTTGATCATCACTCACTACCAGCGTCTTCTGGATTACATCAAGCCAGATTTCGTCCATGTCATGATGCAAGGGCGCATCGTGAAATCCGGCGGCCCTGAGCTGGCAGAGCGCCTGGAGAAGGACGGATACGATTGGATCAAAGAAGAGCTTGGCATCGTTGACGAGACAGTGGGAGAGCAAGTTTAA
- the sufD gene encoding Fe-S cluster assembly protein SufD, which translates to MTTQTVLPVEPDVLKTASVSNGEPAWLTESRMNALKLAAELELPKLEKTRIDRWNLQNYGTLRQGQPDADQEIPEIVSGLVDLNDQSNLIVQRNSASVFTKLSADLAAKGVIFTDLETAAREHGDLVQKYLHNAVKSDENLLTSLHSALWSGGIFLYVPKNVEIEVPLQSIYLVDDSKTVFAPHVLIVAEANSRVTYVDNYISGDLADPIVHNGVAEVFVQAGAKVQFASVHNLSEKTTDLTYRRAVIENDGRIEWIIGEMSSGDTMSDTLSVLKGNGSSSDAKVIAIGSGSQKMNYTTKAVHFGKSSDSQMITRAVMREQATAIINGVTKIEHGATKANGEQTEKVLMLSPKARGDANPILLIDEDDVTAGHAASVGQVNPEHIYYLTSRGIRKEDAERLIIYGFLAPVVADIPLEQLQQQLQALVERKLGQ; encoded by the coding sequence ATGACTACACAAACCGTTCTACCGGTAGAACCGGATGTATTGAAGACCGCTTCCGTGAGCAACGGAGAACCGGCTTGGTTGACGGAAAGTCGCATGAATGCATTGAAGCTTGCGGCAGAGCTTGAACTGCCGAAGCTGGAGAAGACGAGAATCGACCGTTGGAATTTGCAAAACTACGGAACACTGCGCCAAGGGCAACCCGATGCAGATCAGGAGATTCCTGAGATTGTGTCCGGTCTGGTCGATTTGAATGATCAGAGCAATTTGATCGTTCAGCGGAACTCGGCAAGCGTATTTACGAAACTATCCGCAGATTTGGCTGCGAAGGGCGTTATTTTTACGGACCTGGAAACGGCAGCCCGTGAGCATGGCGACCTGGTGCAGAAATATCTGCATAATGCCGTGAAGAGTGATGAGAACCTGCTTACGTCGCTTCATTCCGCTCTGTGGAGCGGCGGCATCTTCCTCTATGTTCCGAAGAACGTAGAAATCGAGGTTCCGCTGCAAAGCATCTATCTTGTGGATGACAGCAAGACGGTATTTGCGCCGCACGTGCTGATCGTTGCTGAAGCCAACAGCCGCGTTACCTACGTGGATAACTATATCTCCGGCGACCTCGCTGACCCTATCGTGCATAACGGGGTGGCTGAAGTGTTCGTTCAAGCGGGGGCAAAGGTTCAATTTGCGTCCGTGCATAATTTGAGCGAGAAGACGACGGACTTGACGTACCGCCGCGCTGTAATCGAAAATGACGGCCGGATCGAGTGGATTATCGGCGAGATGAGCTCTGGCGATACGATGAGCGATACGTTGTCCGTGCTGAAAGGCAACGGGTCATCCTCGGATGCCAAAGTCATCGCCATCGGTTCCGGCTCCCAGAAAATGAACTATACGACGAAAGCCGTTCATTTCGGAAAGAGCTCGGACAGCCAAATGATTACGCGTGCGGTTATGCGTGAGCAGGCTACGGCGATCATCAACGGGGTAACTAAGATCGAGCACGGCGCTACGAAGGCGAACGGCGAGCAAACTGAGAAGGTGCTTATGCTCAGCCCGAAAGCGCGTGGAGACGCAAACCCTATCCTTCTCATCGATGAGGACGATGTTACAGCGGGTCACGCGGCTTCTGTAGGCCAAGTGAATCCTGAGCATATTTACTACCTGACTTCCCGCGGCATTCGTAAAGAGGATGCAGAACGCCTCATTATTTACGGTTTCCTTGCTCCTGTCGTTGCGGATATTCCGCTGGAGCAGCTGCAGCAGCAATTGCAAGCACTGGTTGAAAGGAAGCTAGGACAATGA
- a CDS encoding cysteine desulfurase — MNPALIKEQFPILNQEINGHPLVYLDSAASSQKPRKVLDALKHYYEWDNANVHRGVHTLGSRATDDYESARERVARFINAQHREEIIFTRGTTTALNLVASSYGHSVLGEGDEIVITPMEHHSNLIPWQQLALKTGAVLKYIPLQSDGSILLDDVEKTVTPKTKIVAMAYVSNVLGVVNPVKQIAEIAHHHGAVMVVDGAQSTPHMKIDVQDLDCDFYAFSGHKMCAPTGIGVLYGKKRLLEAMEPIEYGGEMIDDVGMFESTWKELPYKFEGGTPIIAGAVGLAAAIDFLEEIGMDEIHRHETKLAAYSIQRLSEIDGVTIYGPREREVGLITFNLDDVHPHDVATVLDASGIAIRAGHHCCQPLMRWLEASATARASFYLYNTEEDIDRLADALIQAKEYFK, encoded by the coding sequence ATGAACCCGGCGCTGATCAAAGAGCAGTTCCCGATCCTGAATCAGGAGATCAACGGGCATCCGCTCGTCTATCTTGATAGTGCCGCCAGCTCCCAGAAGCCCCGCAAGGTGCTGGATGCGCTGAAGCATTATTATGAATGGGATAATGCCAACGTGCATCGCGGCGTCCATACGCTGGGCAGCCGTGCAACGGATGATTATGAATCCGCACGCGAAAGGGTAGCCCGTTTTATCAATGCGCAGCATAGAGAAGAAATTATTTTTACCCGGGGGACGACGACGGCATTGAATCTCGTCGCCTCCTCCTACGGGCATTCCGTGCTCGGCGAGGGCGATGAAATCGTCATTACGCCGATGGAGCATCACAGCAATCTCATACCTTGGCAGCAGTTGGCTTTGAAGACTGGGGCTGTCTTGAAATATATCCCGCTCCAGTCCGACGGCAGCATCTTGTTGGATGATGTGGAGAAGACTGTAACTCCTAAGACCAAGATCGTTGCTATGGCGTACGTTTCGAACGTACTGGGCGTGGTGAATCCCGTAAAACAGATCGCCGAAATCGCTCATCACCATGGAGCCGTCATGGTCGTTGACGGAGCTCAGAGCACGCCGCATATGAAGATCGATGTCCAGGACCTGGACTGCGATTTCTACGCTTTCTCCGGTCATAAAATGTGCGCTCCGACGGGGATTGGGGTACTATATGGTAAGAAGCGTCTGCTTGAAGCCATGGAACCGATCGAATACGGCGGAGAAATGATCGATGATGTAGGGATGTTCGAGTCCACCTGGAAGGAGCTTCCTTATAAATTCGAAGGCGGCACGCCGATTATTGCCGGGGCGGTAGGATTGGCGGCAGCTATTGATTTCCTCGAGGAGATCGGGATGGATGAAATCCATCGCCATGAGACGAAGCTCGCGGCATACTCGATTCAGCGCCTGTCAGAAATCGATGGCGTAACGATCTACGGACCGCGGGAAAGAGAAGTCGGATTGATTACGTTCAATCTGGATGATGTGCATCCTCATGACGTAGCCACGGTGCTTGATGCATCGGGGATTGCGATCCGGGCGGGACATCATTGCTGCCAACCGCTCATGCGCTGGCTTGAAGCGAGTGCAACGGCGAGAGCTAGCTTCTACTTGTACAACACGGAAGAAGACATCGACCGTTTGGCCGACGCTTTAATCCAAGCAAAGGAGTATTTCAAGTAA
- the sufU gene encoding Fe-S cluster assembly sulfur transfer protein SufU produces the protein MQLDDLYRRVIMDHYKNPRNRGKFDNDVLTVDLNNPTCGDRISLQLIVEDGIVKDARFTGEGCSISMSSASMMTEAVKGLTFEHALQLADRFSSLMKGEDVQFDELEDIEALSGVNKFPARIKCATLAWNALKKGIQES, from the coding sequence ATGCAACTTGACGACTTATATCGGCGCGTTATTATGGATCATTATAAAAACCCGCGCAACCGCGGGAAGTTTGACAATGACGTCTTGACCGTGGATCTGAACAATCCGACATGCGGGGATCGCATATCTCTTCAGCTTATCGTCGAGGACGGGATCGTAAAGGATGCGCGGTTTACGGGGGAAGGCTGCTCGATCAGCATGTCATCGGCATCGATGATGACGGAGGCCGTTAAAGGCCTTACCTTCGAGCATGCCCTCCAGCTGGCCGACCGTTTCTCTTCGCTGATGAAGGGTGAGGACGTCCAATTTGACGAACTGGAAGATATCGAAGCTCTATCCGGGGTCAATAAATTCCCTGCCCGGATCAAATGCGCGACACTCGCTTGGAACGCATTGAAGAAAGGGATTCAAGAGTCATAA